A segment of the Methylomonas paludis genome:
GATATTGCTGTTAGCAGCCGGTTGTGCGGAAATTATGTTTGCGATCAGCCTGAAATATAATGAAGGCTTTAGCCGTTTATGGCCTAGCGTATTCACCTGTATTTCCGGTGCCGGCAGTTTCTATTTATTGATGCTGGCTCTTAAAACCTTGCCGCTGGGCACAGCTTATGCGGTATGGACCGGCATAGGTGCCGTGGGTGTGGCGATAGTTGGTATCTTTTTGTTTAAAGAATCTGCCGACTGGATCAGAATAGCCTCGATTATGTTTATTGTCATCGGTATCGTCGGGTTGAAACTGACCCATGTCGAATAATGCTGCATCTGATTTCCCAATTAGGCTTGGCTCAGGAAGTTGTTGAGCGTATTGCGGCCGGCGATGATGTGGTGC
Coding sequences within it:
- a CDS encoding DMT family transporter; translation: MGWILLLAAGCAEIMFAISLKYNEGFSRLWPSVFTCISGAGSFYLLMLALKTLPLGTAYAVWTGIGAVGVAIVGIFLFKESADWIRIASIMFIVIGIVGLKLTHVE